The Bradyrhizobium ottawaense genome window below encodes:
- a CDS encoding ABC transporter ATP-binding protein has protein sequence MAALSIRTLSKRYANLEVLKGVDLDIESGEFTVLVGPSGCGKSTLLNIVAGLDHPSAGTVEIGGRVVNDVPPKDRDIAMVFQSYALYPSMTVRQNITFGMECRHVPKAEQDSAVANVAKLLQIEALLGRKPSQLSGGQRQRVAMGRALVRDPLLFLFDEPLSNLDAKLRVEMRMEIKRLHQRIGATIIYVTHDQIEAMTMATRIAVMHRGVVQQFADPDTVYRYPANLFVARFMGSPPMNTMPARLEADAGGPVVVIGAGRPDEVRLRLQGYDSAAPYLGREVVFGIRPECIAEGNRVFSGGAPIVVHAPVEMVEPTGAETIVLLRLGGESALARITPDIRPPPGTAAPFALDTRRICLFDPETERLIA, from the coding sequence ATGGCAGCACTGAGCATTCGAACCCTGTCGAAGCGCTACGCCAATCTGGAGGTGCTGAAGGGCGTCGATCTCGACATCGAAAGCGGCGAGTTCACGGTGCTGGTCGGGCCATCCGGCTGCGGCAAGTCCACGCTGCTCAACATCGTCGCCGGGCTCGATCATCCGAGCGCCGGGACCGTCGAGATCGGCGGACGCGTGGTCAATGACGTCCCGCCCAAGGATCGCGACATCGCCATGGTGTTCCAGTCCTACGCGCTCTACCCATCCATGACCGTACGCCAGAACATCACCTTCGGCATGGAATGCCGTCACGTACCCAAAGCGGAGCAAGACTCTGCGGTCGCGAATGTCGCCAAACTGCTCCAGATCGAGGCGCTGCTGGGCCGCAAGCCGTCGCAGCTCTCCGGCGGCCAGCGCCAGCGCGTGGCGATGGGCCGTGCGTTGGTACGCGATCCCCTGCTCTTCCTGTTCGACGAGCCGCTGTCCAATCTCGACGCAAAACTGCGCGTCGAGATGCGGATGGAGATCAAGCGGCTGCACCAGCGCATCGGCGCGACCATCATCTATGTCACCCACGACCAGATCGAGGCGATGACGATGGCGACGCGGATCGCCGTGATGCATCGCGGCGTGGTGCAGCAGTTTGCCGATCCCGATACCGTGTACCGCTATCCCGCCAATCTGTTCGTCGCACGCTTCATGGGCTCCCCGCCGATGAACACCATGCCGGCGCGGCTCGAGGCCGACGCCGGCGGTCCCGTGGTCGTGATCGGCGCGGGGCGGCCGGACGAAGTTCGCCTCCGCCTGCAGGGATACGATTCGGCGGCACCCTATCTTGGCCGCGAGGTGGTGTTCGGGATCAGGCCGGAATGCATCGCGGAGGGCAACCGCGTGTTCTCCGGCGGTGCACCCATCGTCGTCCACGCGCCGGTGGAGATGGTCGAGCCCACCGGCGCCGAAACCATCGTGCTGCTGCGGCTCGGCGGCGAGTCCGCGCTGGCGCGCATCACGCCGGACATCCGCCCCCCGCCGGGGACGGCAGCCCCCTTCGCGCTCGACACGCGCCGCATTTGCCTGTTCGACCCCGAGACGGAGCGACTGATCGCATGA
- a CDS encoding carbohydrate ABC transporter permease, protein MRERTFAPSRILIYLIVLLIAAAWLAPLAVVVLNSLRSNEEIAQGSMIGWPQHWAWSNYLAAWSGFCVAETCAGIRPYMLNSALVTIPATIFSTLLGAIAGYAVSLWRFRGDTWIYGIVTLGLFLPQQMRLLPWTIVLRDIGLINTLAGLVLIHTIQGLSFTTLFCRNYYVAIPHELIRAARIDGAGFFRIFWRIILPLSPPILIVTVIWQFTHIWNEFLYGVTFTSGQQQPVTAALIALSAAVADIPQHGVQSAAVIIAALPTLLIYLLGGKYFVRGLTAGAVK, encoded by the coding sequence ATGCGTGAGCGGACTTTCGCACCAAGCCGGATCTTGATCTACCTCATCGTCCTGCTGATCGCTGCAGCATGGCTCGCGCCATTGGCTGTTGTGGTGCTGAATTCGCTCCGCAGCAACGAGGAGATCGCGCAGGGCTCGATGATCGGCTGGCCGCAGCACTGGGCCTGGAGCAACTACCTGGCTGCCTGGAGCGGCTTCTGCGTTGCCGAGACCTGCGCCGGCATCCGGCCGTACATGCTGAACTCCGCCCTCGTCACGATTCCTGCGACGATCTTCTCGACCCTGCTCGGTGCCATTGCCGGCTACGCCGTGTCGCTCTGGCGTTTTCGCGGCGACACCTGGATCTACGGCATCGTGACCCTCGGCCTGTTCCTGCCCCAGCAGATGCGCCTGCTTCCCTGGACCATCGTGCTGCGCGACATCGGTCTCATCAACACGCTGGCGGGCCTCGTGCTGATTCACACCATCCAGGGGCTCTCCTTCACCACGCTGTTCTGCCGCAACTATTATGTCGCCATCCCCCATGAATTGATCAGGGCCGCGCGCATCGACGGCGCCGGGTTCTTCCGCATCTTCTGGCGCATCATCCTGCCGCTCTCGCCGCCGATCCTGATCGTCACCGTGATCTGGCAGTTCACGCATATCTGGAACGAATTCCTCTATGGCGTGACATTCACGAGCGGCCAGCAGCAACCCGTCACCGCCGCTCTCATCGCGCTGTCCGCTGCAGTCGCAGACATCCCGCAGCACGGCGTGCAGAGCGCCGCGGTGATCATCGCGGCGCTACCGACGCTGTTGATCTATCTCCTCGGCGGCAAATACTTCGTCCGCGGCCTGACTGCCGGGGCCGTGAAATGA
- a CDS encoding carbohydrate ABC transporter permease, whose product MSNAAAIRPGRPALPEWVRRLPEYLMIWVPLLLSAAHLVSFSLWTIWISFTPSTLVPVTGWVGLRNYSAVAASRNWQIAFDNLLLFGSAFVLLSLVTGLALAILLDQRIRGENLLRSVFLYPLAVSFVVTGTVWSWLLNPGLGIQKLVHDLGWTSFKFDWLIDRDMAIWTIVIAAIWQSSGFAMALFLAGLRSVDTDIIKAAQIDGAGPFRIYRRIILPSLWPITITVVVIQLQFAISTFDLVRALTNGGPGIATQLPALVVYDLMFQRSLLGRGAAAAVLMLLILLAVLLPYAAWRYVQRRRAAHA is encoded by the coding sequence TTGAGCAATGCCGCCGCGATAAGACCGGGCCGGCCGGCGCTTCCGGAATGGGTGCGCCGGCTGCCGGAATATCTGATGATCTGGGTGCCGCTGCTGCTGTCAGCCGCGCACCTCGTGTCGTTCTCGCTGTGGACGATCTGGATCTCGTTCACGCCATCCACGCTGGTCCCTGTTACGGGCTGGGTGGGCTTGCGCAACTACTCGGCGGTGGCGGCATCGCGGAATTGGCAGATCGCCTTCGACAATCTGCTGTTGTTCGGCAGCGCTTTCGTGCTGCTGAGTTTGGTGACCGGCCTCGCCCTTGCGATCCTGCTCGACCAGCGCATTCGCGGCGAGAACCTGCTGCGATCCGTCTTCCTCTATCCGCTTGCGGTGTCGTTCGTGGTCACCGGCACGGTCTGGAGTTGGCTGCTCAATCCCGGCCTCGGAATCCAGAAGCTCGTCCACGACCTCGGCTGGACCTCCTTCAAGTTCGACTGGCTGATCGATCGCGACATGGCGATCTGGACCATCGTGATCGCCGCGATCTGGCAATCCTCGGGCTTCGCCATGGCGCTGTTCCTTGCCGGCCTTCGCTCCGTCGACACCGACATCATCAAGGCCGCGCAGATCGACGGCGCCGGGCCATTTCGAATCTACCGGCGCATCATTCTGCCGTCGCTTTGGCCGATCACCATCACCGTCGTCGTGATCCAGTTGCAGTTCGCGATTTCGACGTTCGACCTCGTGCGCGCGCTCACCAACGGCGGGCCGGGAATCGCGACCCAGCTGCCAGCACTGGTCGTCTACGACCTGATGTTCCAGCGCAGCCTGCTCGGCCGGGGAGCGGCGGCGGCGGTGCTCATGCTGCTCATTCTTCTCGCGGTGCTGCTGCCGTATGCGGCGTGGCGATATGTTCAGCGACGGCGGGCCGCCCATGCGTGA
- a CDS encoding ABC transporter substrate-binding protein codes for MPITTTRRRLLAGSAAALALPAFARAQGAVKPRLTAISQWSAGSDGAAITALGKKFEEKGGVWQHSPVPGFTTEMMNKLRAQIMAGDPPACSQLKGPEIAAWSKIAPTVDLDAVVAAAGYEKVVAPDLAKLHKPGGKWIALPLQIYSTNMLFLSKRAMDKAKADKIPVTWADFNELADKMKSGGVPYPVANGGTRPDDGQKFEAALAGISPLAYRAAIMNLEKKALEGSEIKAAFAQVRKIADWMDPNVGAQHFSTNLKRFIDGDMGMMIMGGWAQGVLRNAGFKFEDFMIAPGPSDNSKPVFLLNADAFIFWQRKEPDLQAGQTLMAQLVMDPAIQTMYSQITGSIPVRTDVDLSGEGWSDGQRRTAAALKDAIASNQAVLSLAHNMAQENGMTAAMIDVITEYVKNKTIKPEQAATRLAEAVEGAR; via the coding sequence ATGCCGATCACGACAACAAGGCGCCGTCTGCTCGCTGGATCCGCTGCCGCGCTCGCACTGCCGGCCTTTGCCCGCGCGCAAGGCGCGGTCAAGCCGCGCCTGACCGCAATCTCGCAATGGTCCGCGGGCAGCGATGGGGCAGCCATCACCGCGCTCGGCAAGAAGTTCGAGGAGAAGGGCGGCGTCTGGCAGCACTCGCCCGTCCCCGGGTTCACCACCGAGATGATGAACAAGCTGCGCGCCCAGATCATGGCCGGCGATCCGCCGGCCTGCTCGCAGCTCAAGGGTCCCGAGATCGCAGCCTGGTCGAAGATTGCCCCGACCGTCGATCTCGACGCCGTCGTCGCTGCCGCCGGCTATGAGAAGGTGGTCGCGCCGGACCTTGCGAAATTGCACAAGCCGGGCGGCAAATGGATCGCACTGCCGTTGCAGATCTACAGCACCAACATGCTGTTTCTCTCCAAACGCGCGATGGACAAGGCCAAGGCCGACAAGATCCCCGTCACCTGGGCAGACTTCAACGAGCTCGCCGACAAGATGAAATCGGGCGGCGTCCCCTATCCCGTCGCCAACGGCGGCACCCGCCCCGACGACGGGCAAAAATTCGAAGCCGCTCTGGCCGGCATCAGTCCCCTCGCATACCGCGCCGCCATCATGAATCTCGAGAAGAAGGCCCTGGAGGGCTCCGAGATCAAGGCTGCGTTCGCACAGGTGCGCAAGATCGCCGACTGGATGGACCCCAACGTCGGCGCCCAGCACTTCTCGACCAATTTGAAGCGCTTCATCGACGGCGACATGGGCATGATGATCATGGGCGGCTGGGCGCAGGGCGTGTTGCGCAATGCCGGTTTCAAGTTCGAGGACTTCATGATCGCGCCAGGTCCGAGCGACAATAGCAAGCCGGTGTTCCTGTTGAACGCCGATGCCTTCATCTTCTGGCAGCGCAAGGAGCCTGACCTGCAGGCCGGCCAGACGCTGATGGCCCAGCTCGTCATGGATCCGGCGATCCAGACCATGTATTCGCAGATCACGGGATCGATCCCCGTGCGTACCGACGTCGATCTGTCCGGCGAAGGCTGGTCGGACGGTCAGCGGCGCACCGCGGCAGCTCTGAAGGACGCAATCGCCAGCAACCAGGCGGTCCTGAGCCTCGCGCACAACATGGCGCAGGAAAACGGCATGACCGCCGCGATGATCGACGTGATCACGGAGTACGTAAAGAACAAGACGATCAAGCCGGAGCAGGCAGCCACTCGTCTGGCCGAGGCCGTCGAGGGCGCACGTTGA
- a CDS encoding ROK family transcriptional regulator — translation MEMPEQPRSRRQTRAAILTHLLQSGGSFRPPLAKAVRLSEASLSRILLDLKTEGLIEEVRRPAPYVGGPTGLVSLDGSVALAAFELTAQHLSLGVGGLSGELHYTERVPLPKSPTVETVDRAFREAMTLLRDWTRRRGVVLSQVGVSIPGLGRLSAAGNPIIPCDVGRISDMFGEMFADVPVEFTNSVVAHATFHRCRTENYPFNDTHLFVFVSHGVAGAWMDDPVETDALQPIELGHMVFGEGGPRCRCGHLGCVEAYTSLPALAELLGVPEPELLQLGSDWVSAIPISSRVRQELRHRLYRLGLAIGNTLNVKPCHGVAISGWPSLLAEGDRKALVDGVDACLLGGRKHAQVSLAFVPPSNGNDPRAALAFAAFCLACRGGMPAASTEAA, via the coding sequence ATGGAAATGCCGGAGCAGCCGAGAAGTCGGCGGCAGACGCGCGCTGCCATTTTGACTCACCTGCTTCAGTCGGGTGGCTCGTTTCGCCCGCCGCTGGCCAAGGCCGTGCGCCTGTCCGAAGCGAGCCTGTCGCGCATCCTGCTTGACCTGAAGACCGAAGGCCTGATCGAGGAAGTGCGGCGCCCTGCCCCCTACGTCGGCGGCCCGACCGGACTCGTGTCGCTCGACGGCTCGGTTGCCCTCGCAGCCTTCGAACTGACCGCTCAGCACCTCAGCCTCGGCGTCGGCGGCCTGTCGGGCGAGCTGCACTACACCGAGCGCGTGCCCCTGCCGAAGTCGCCGACCGTCGAGACCGTCGACCGGGCGTTTCGCGAAGCGATGACATTGCTGCGCGACTGGACGCGGCGCCGCGGCGTCGTCCTCTCTCAGGTCGGCGTCTCCATTCCGGGCCTCGGCCGGCTCAGCGCCGCGGGCAACCCCATCATTCCCTGTGACGTCGGGCGCATCAGCGACATGTTCGGCGAGATGTTCGCCGACGTGCCCGTCGAATTTACCAATTCGGTCGTGGCGCACGCCACATTCCATCGCTGTCGCACCGAAAACTATCCATTCAATGACACGCACCTGTTCGTCTTTGTCAGCCATGGCGTTGCGGGCGCCTGGATGGATGATCCCGTCGAGACCGACGCGCTCCAGCCAATCGAGCTCGGTCACATGGTGTTTGGCGAAGGCGGGCCGCGCTGTCGCTGCGGCCACCTCGGCTGTGTCGAGGCCTATACTTCGCTTCCGGCGCTGGCCGAGCTTCTCGGCGTGCCCGAGCCGGAGTTGCTCCAGCTCGGCAGCGATTGGGTCAGCGCGATCCCGATCTCCTCGCGCGTGCGTCAGGAGCTGCGGCATCGCCTGTATCGCCTTGGGCTCGCGATCGGCAACACGCTGAACGTCAAGCCCTGTCACGGCGTCGCCATCTCCGGCTGGCCTTCGCTCCTTGCGGAAGGCGATCGGAAAGCGCTGGTCGACGGCGTCGATGCCTGCCTGCTCGGCGGCCGCAAGCATGCGCAGGTGTCGCTGGCTTTCGTGCCGCCGTCGAACGGCAATGATCCCAGGGCCGCGCTGGCCTTCGCCGCGTTCTGCCTCGCCTGCCGCGGCGGCATGCCGGCCGCGTCGACGGAGGCCGCCTGA
- the gltA gene encoding citrate synthase, with the protein MDAKPSNKTATLTVGNKNYDLPIHSGSVGPDVVDIGKLYGQSGLFTYDPGFTSTASCQSKITYIDGDAGVLEYRGYPIEQLAENGDFLETCYLLLFGDLPTAAQKKDFDDRVTHHTMVHEQMARFFQGFRRDAHPMAIMVAAVGALAAFYHDSTDINDPKQRMIASMRMIAKIPTLAAMAYKYTVGQPFVYPKNSLKFAENFLHMCFAVPCEDYKINPVLADALDKIFILHADHEQNASTSTVRIAGSSGANPFACIAAGIACLWGPAHGGANEAALAMLAEIGSVDKIPEFIAKVKDKNSEVRLMGFGHRVYKNYDPRAKIMQKMCHAVLKETGHGDDPMLKVALELEKIALSDQYFIDRKLYPNVDFYSGITLKAMGFPVSMFTVLFAVARTVGWISQWSEMIEDPQQKIGRPRQLYTGVTRRDYVAIRDRK; encoded by the coding sequence ATGGACGCAAAACCGAGCAATAAGACCGCTACGCTGACGGTCGGAAACAAGAACTACGATCTCCCGATCCACAGCGGCAGCGTCGGGCCTGATGTCGTCGATATCGGCAAGCTCTACGGCCAGTCCGGCCTGTTCACCTACGATCCCGGCTTCACCTCCACCGCGAGCTGCCAGTCGAAGATCACCTATATCGACGGCGACGCGGGCGTGCTGGAATACCGCGGCTACCCGATCGAGCAGCTCGCCGAGAACGGCGACTTCCTCGAGACCTGCTATCTCCTGCTGTTCGGGGATCTGCCGACCGCCGCGCAGAAGAAGGATTTCGACGACCGCGTGACCCATCACACGATGGTGCACGAGCAGATGGCCCGCTTCTTCCAGGGCTTCCGCCGCGACGCGCATCCGATGGCGATCATGGTGGCTGCGGTCGGCGCGCTCGCCGCGTTTTATCACGACTCCACCGACATCAACGATCCGAAGCAGCGCATGATCGCTTCCATGCGCATGATCGCCAAGATCCCGACGCTGGCGGCGATGGCCTACAAGTACACGGTCGGCCAGCCCTTCGTGTACCCGAAGAACTCGCTCAAGTTCGCCGAGAACTTCCTGCACATGTGCTTCGCCGTGCCGTGCGAGGACTACAAGATCAACCCGGTGCTCGCTGACGCGCTGGACAAGATCTTCATCCTGCATGCCGACCACGAGCAGAACGCCTCGACCTCGACGGTGCGCATCGCCGGCTCGTCCGGCGCCAACCCGTTCGCCTGCATCGCCGCCGGCATCGCCTGCCTGTGGGGTCCGGCGCATGGCGGCGCCAACGAAGCAGCCCTCGCGATGCTCGCCGAGATCGGCTCCGTGGACAAGATTCCCGAATTCATCGCCAAGGTGAAGGACAAGAACTCCGAAGTCCGCCTGATGGGCTTTGGTCATCGCGTCTACAAGAACTACGATCCGCGCGCCAAGATCATGCAGAAGATGTGTCACGCCGTGCTCAAGGAGACCGGCCATGGCGACGATCCGATGCTGAAGGTGGCGCTCGAACTCGAGAAGATCGCGCTCAGCGACCAGTACTTCATCGACCGCAAGCTCTACCCGAACGTCGACTTCTATTCGGGCATCACGCTGAAGGCGATGGGCTTCCCGGTCTCGATGTTCACCGTGCTGTTCGCGGTCGCCCGCACCGTCGGCTGGATCAGCCAGTGGAGCGAGATGATCGAGGACCCGCAGCAGAAGATCGGCCGTCCGCGCCAGCTCTACACCGGCGTCACCCGCCGCGACTACGTCGCGATCAGGGATCGCAAGTAA
- the gltX gene encoding glutamate--tRNA ligase, with product MTNSVVTRFAPSPTGFLHIGGARTALFNWLYAKKHGGKMLLRIEDTDRERSTEAAIGAILDGLKWLELGWDGEVIYQFSRAARHREVAEQLLADGKAYRCYATAEELAAMREKARAEGRTRLYDGMWRDRDPATAPSNVKPTIRLRAPQTGETVIEDQVQGRVVWQNENLDDLVLLRGDGNPTYMLAVVVDDHDMGVTHVIRGDDHLINAARQKQIYDAMGWALPSMSHIPLIHGPDGSKLSKRHGALGVDAYRAMGYLPAALRNYLVRLGWSHGDQEIFSTEEMIAAFDLASVGRAAARFDFAKLENLNGHYIRHADDQSLVKMFEDVLDHLVPARDEIKAKLNDTTRAQLLKAMPALKERAKTLIELIDSAYFIFADRPLELDPKAQALLTPENRKLIGQLHSALEKVEIWSGATTEAALRAFAEENSLKLGAVAQPLRAALTGRTTSPGIFEVLDVLGRQESLGRLEDQSKDQTKT from the coding sequence ATGACCAATTCCGTCGTCACGCGCTTCGCTCCCTCGCCGACCGGCTTCCTCCATATCGGGGGCGCCCGCACAGCGCTATTCAATTGGCTGTACGCGAAGAAGCACGGCGGCAAGATGCTGCTGCGGATCGAGGACACCGACCGGGAGCGCTCCACCGAGGCGGCGATCGGCGCCATTCTCGATGGTCTGAAATGGCTGGAGCTCGGCTGGGACGGCGAGGTCATCTACCAGTTCAGCCGTGCCGCGCGCCACCGCGAGGTCGCCGAGCAGTTGCTCGCCGACGGCAAGGCCTATCGCTGCTACGCCACCGCCGAGGAACTCGCCGCCATGCGCGAGAAGGCGCGCGCGGAAGGGCGCACCCGCCTCTATGACGGGATGTGGCGCGACCGCGATCCCGCGACAGCCCCGTCCAACGTCAAGCCGACGATCCGCCTGCGCGCGCCGCAGACCGGCGAGACCGTGATCGAGGACCAGGTCCAGGGCCGCGTGGTCTGGCAGAACGAGAACCTCGACGACCTCGTGCTTTTGCGCGGCGATGGCAACCCGACCTACATGCTCGCCGTGGTGGTCGACGATCACGACATGGGCGTGACCCATGTGATCCGCGGCGACGACCATCTGATCAACGCCGCGCGCCAGAAGCAGATCTACGATGCGATGGGATGGGCTCTGCCGAGCATGTCCCACATTCCGCTGATCCACGGCCCGGACGGCTCGAAGCTCTCCAAGCGTCACGGCGCGCTCGGCGTCGATGCCTACCGCGCCATGGGATATTTGCCGGCCGCGCTACGCAATTACCTCGTCCGGCTCGGCTGGAGCCATGGCGACCAGGAGATCTTCTCGACCGAGGAGATGATCGCGGCGTTTGACCTCGCCAGCGTCGGCCGCGCCGCTGCCCGCTTCGATTTCGCCAAGCTGGAAAACCTCAACGGCCACTACATCCGCCACGCCGACGATCAATCACTCGTGAAGATGTTCGAGGACGTGCTCGACCATCTCGTGCCCGCACGCGACGAGATTAAGGCCAAATTAAACGACACTACGCGCGCCCAGCTTCTCAAGGCCATGCCGGCCCTGAAGGAGCGCGCCAAGACGCTGATCGAGCTGATCGACAGCGCCTATTTCATCTTCGCCGACCGGCCGCTGGAGCTCGATCCCAAGGCACAAGCGCTGCTGACGCCAGAGAACCGCAAGCTGATCGGCCAGCTTCATTCCGCGCTGGAGAAAGTCGAGATATGGAGCGGCGCCACCACCGAAGCCGCGCTACGCGCTTTTGCCGAGGAAAATAGTCTCAAGCTCGGCGCGGTCGCCCAACCCTTGCGGGCCGCGCTGACCGGGCGGACGACGTCGCCTGGTATATTTGAGGTTTTGGACGTCCTGGGACGCCAGGAAAGCCTCGGCCGGCTTGAGGATCAGTCCAAGGACCAGACTAAGACGTAA
- a CDS encoding glutamine--tRNA ligase/YqeY domain fusion protein: protein MTEPVAAEVGRDFIRDIVQADLDQGKYREIVTRFPPEPNGYLHIGHAKSIALNFGIAQEFPGRCHLRFDDTNPVKEEQEYIDSIQADVRWLGFDWGKNLFFASDYFDRLYEWAEQLIRDGLAYVDDQTQEEIRLSRGTLTEPGKNSPFRDRSVDENLGLFRRMKAGEFPNGTRVLRAKIDMAAGNINLRDPVLYRILHAHHPRTGTKWHIYPSYDYAHGQSDAIEGITHSICTLEFEDHRPLYDWFIEKLPVPSQPHQYEFARLNLTYTLLSKRVLTQLVRDGHVAGWDDPRMPTMAGMRRRGVPPAALREFVKRIGVAKANSVVDVGMLEFCIREELNRTSQRRMGVLRPLKVVIENYPEGQTEELEAINHPDDPSAGTRKITFGRELYIEQDDFMENPPKKFFRLSPGNEVRLRYAYFVKCTCVIKNDKGEVVELRCTYDPATKGGNAPDGRKVKATMHWLPAAASVPAEIRIYNQLFANPSPDAQNFAADLNPNSLEILSDARIEASVAASNSTEPMQFERQGYFVRDKDSTPGKPVFSRTIGLRDTFAKEVAKG, encoded by the coding sequence ATGACAGAACCGGTGGCAGCTGAGGTTGGGCGCGATTTCATTCGTGACATCGTCCAGGCCGACCTCGACCAGGGCAAATACAGGGAGATCGTGACCCGGTTCCCGCCGGAGCCGAACGGCTATCTGCATATCGGCCATGCCAAGTCGATCGCGCTGAATTTCGGCATCGCCCAGGAGTTTCCGGGCCGCTGCCATCTGCGTTTCGACGACACCAACCCGGTCAAGGAAGAGCAGGAATATATCGATTCCATCCAGGCCGACGTGCGCTGGCTCGGCTTCGACTGGGGCAAGAACCTGTTCTTTGCCTCCGACTATTTTGACCGCCTGTACGAATGGGCGGAGCAGCTGATCCGCGACGGCCTCGCTTATGTCGACGACCAGACCCAGGAGGAGATCCGCCTCTCGCGCGGCACGCTGACCGAGCCCGGCAAGAACTCGCCGTTCCGCGACCGCAGTGTGGACGAAAACCTCGGCCTGTTCCGCCGCATGAAGGCCGGTGAATTCCCGAACGGCACGCGGGTGCTGCGGGCCAAGATCGATATGGCAGCCGGCAACATCAATCTGCGCGATCCCGTGCTGTACCGCATCCTGCATGCGCATCATCCGCGCACCGGCACCAAGTGGCACATCTATCCGAGCTACGATTACGCCCACGGCCAGTCGGACGCCATTGAAGGCATCACGCATTCGATCTGCACGCTGGAGTTCGAGGACCACCGGCCGCTCTACGACTGGTTCATCGAGAAGCTGCCGGTGCCGTCGCAGCCGCACCAGTATGAATTCGCGCGGCTCAACCTGACCTATACGCTGCTGTCCAAGCGCGTGCTGACCCAACTCGTCCGCGACGGCCACGTCGCGGGCTGGGACGATCCGCGCATGCCGACGATGGCGGGGATGCGCCGCCGCGGCGTGCCGCCGGCCGCGCTGCGTGAATTCGTCAAGCGCATCGGCGTTGCCAAGGCCAACAGCGTGGTCGACGTCGGCATGCTCGAGTTCTGCATCCGCGAGGAGCTGAACCGCACGTCGCAGCGACGCATGGGCGTGCTGCGCCCGCTCAAGGTGGTGATCGAGAACTATCCGGAAGGGCAGACCGAGGAGCTCGAGGCGATCAACCATCCGGATGACCCGTCCGCCGGCACGCGCAAGATCACGTTCGGCCGCGAGCTCTATATCGAGCAGGACGACTTCATGGAGAACCCGCCGAAGAAGTTCTTCCGCCTGTCGCCGGGCAACGAGGTGCGACTGCGCTACGCCTATTTCGTCAAGTGCACCTGCGTGATCAAGAACGACAAGGGCGAGGTGGTGGAGCTGCGCTGCACCTATGATCCCGCGACCAAGGGCGGCAACGCGCCCGACGGCCGCAAGGTCAAGGCGACGATGCATTGGCTGCCGGCGGCGGCGTCGGTGCCCGCGGAGATCCGCATCTACAACCAGCTGTTCGCCAATCCGAGCCCGGACGCCCAAAACTTCGCGGCCGATCTCAATCCGAACTCGCTGGAGATCCTCAGCGACGCTCGGATCGAGGCATCGGTCGCAGCGAGCAATTCGACCGAGCCGATGCAGTTCGAGCGGCAGGGCTATTTCGTCCGCGACAAGGACTCGACGCCGGGCAAGCCGGTGTTCTCCCGCACCATCGGCCTGCGCGACACCTTCGCGAAGGAAGTCGCAAAAGGGTGA
- a CDS encoding SgcJ/EcaC family oxidoreductase, which yields MSNEADAIVSAIIAKWCAGFATLDAAALSSLYAKNAFFFGSNPKLYRGRDGVADYFNGLPRWRKPSAIFSDVNAAQAGPDLINMAATISFDLAGERPDLVVKMSWVIIREDGDWKIVNHHASAKAPLI from the coding sequence ATGAGCAACGAAGCCGACGCCATCGTTTCCGCCATCATCGCGAAATGGTGCGCCGGCTTCGCGACGCTCGACGCCGCCGCGCTCTCGTCGCTCTATGCGAAAAACGCGTTCTTCTTCGGTTCGAACCCGAAACTCTATCGGGGCAGGGACGGTGTTGCCGATTACTTCAACGGCCTGCCGCGCTGGCGCAAGCCGAGCGCCATATTCTCCGACGTGAACGCAGCGCAGGCCGGCCCCGATCTGATCAACATGGCCGCGACCATCTCGTTCGACCTCGCCGGCGAGCGCCCTGATCTCGTCGTCAAGATGAGCTGGGTCATCATCCGCGAGGACGGCGACTGGAAGATCGTCAATCACCACGCTTCGGCGAAGGCGCCGCTGATCTGA
- a CDS encoding DUF2171 domain-containing protein, whose translation MQNIAEHMEVIGADGVHVGTVDKVEGNRIKLTKKDSGEGSHKGHHHFIDKGLVAGVEGNKVRLSAKADVAVTMEEEK comes from the coding sequence ATGCAGAACATTGCAGAGCATATGGAAGTGATCGGCGCCGACGGCGTCCATGTCGGCACCGTCGACAAGGTCGAGGGCAACCGCATCAAGCTGACCAAGAAGGACAGCGGCGAGGGCAGCCACAAGGGCCACCATCACTTCATCGACAAGGGCCTCGTCGCCGGTGTCGAGGGTAACAAGGTGCGGCTGTCGGCCAAGGCGGATGTCGCCGTGACGATGGAAGAGGAAAAGTAG